The genomic window CGCTTCCTGCAGGAAGCGGATGCGGCGGGTACGGATACCATTTCCAGTGGCGAGCTCGCGCGGCGCGGGGGGGCAACCTCGGCGCAGGTGCGCAAGGACCTGTCGCTGTTCGGGTCGTTCGGGAAGCGCGGGACCGGGTACTCCGTTAAGGAGCTGCTCCGGGAGATCCGCACGATCCTGGGGCTGGACCGCAGCTGGAAGGTGGCGCTGGTCGGGGCGGGGAAGCTGGGCTCGGCCCTCTTCTCGTACCGCGACTTCGAGGCGCGCGGCTTCCGCATCTGCGCCGTCTTCGACGCCGACCCGGACAAGGTCGGCGCGTCGTGGGGCGGCCTCACCGTGCTCGCCGACGAGGAGATGGACCGCGTGCTCCGCGAGGAGGAGGTCGACATCGCCATCGTCGCCGTGCCGGCGGATGCGGCGCAGGGGGTGGTGGACCGCGTCGTGGGGGCGGGGGTGCGCTCGATCCTCAACTTCGCGCCGGTGCGGCTGCGCGTTCCCAACCAGGTCATCCTTCGCAACGTGGACGTGACGCTGGAGCTGGAAGGGCTGTCGTTTGGCCTCAACGCCCGCTGAGTAAGGGCCGGACCACGTGTCCGGCCCGTTTGTTTTTCTCATGGTTGACTCCGTGTCTCCGTGTGAGGCCGCTGTTCCGTTTTGGCGTTGCCGCCCCTTAAGCCAGCGGCTATAATCCGCGGTCGCTTGGAGTGGTCGAAACCGGCGTTGCGGTGTATCCAATCGGGGGACCGCAACCGACAGTCTTGCTGGGACGGGACATGGTAGGAACGGACGTACCGGACGGTTTACGCTTCGAGCACACGGGATCGCTCGCGCAGCGGGCGCTTCAGGCGCTGGCCGCGGGTCCGCTGTCGACCGTGGAGATGGCGGCGCGGGTGATGGGGATCACCGGCGGCGGCCCCGCCGCGGCGCGCGCCGTGTGGGCGCTGCTCGGGTCCGACGCGC from Longimicrobium sp. includes these protein-coding regions:
- a CDS encoding redox-sensing transcriptional repressor Rex, with amino-acid sequence RFLQEADAAGTDTISSGELARRGGATSAQVRKDLSLFGSFGKRGTGYSVKELLREIRTILGLDRSWKVALVGAGKLGSALFSYRDFEARGFRICAVFDADPDKVGASWGGLTVLADEEMDRVLREEEVDIAIVAVPADAAQGVVDRVVGAGVRSILNFAPVRLRVPNQVILRNVDVTLELEGLSFGLNAR